A single Strix aluco isolate bStrAlu1 chromosome 38, bStrAlu1.hap1, whole genome shotgun sequence DNA region contains:
- the COLGALT1 gene encoding procollagen galactosyltransferase 1 — translation MAAGPWPPLLLLLVAAGPGPVLPYFPEERWSPESPLLPPRVTVALLARNAAHALPAALGALERLRHPKERTALWVAVDHSVDNTTALLREWLLRVRGLYHRVEWRPMEEPRSYPDEEGPKHWSPSRYEHVMKLRQAALDSARASWADYLLFLDADNVLTNPDTLGLLMAENRTVVAPMLDSRAAYSNFWCGMTAQGYYRRTPAYLPVRKRERRGCFAVPMVHSTLLLDLRKAASRALAFYPPHPDYTWAFDDIIVFAFSCRQAEVQMFVCNREVFGFLPVPLRSHSTLQDEAESFLHVQLEIMVKHPPAEPSPHIWVPPKVPDKMGFDEPPSGFWSIFAPSILDVRGHPSVSQRVTVCPSVSQDIPVCPSVSQDLLVCPPPCPSTSRCVPTCPDM, via the exons ATGGCGGCGGGGCCGtggccgccgctgctgctgctgctggtggcggcggggccgggcccggtgCTCCCGTACTTCCCCGAGGAGCGCTGGAGCCCCGAGTCGCCGCTGCTGCCCCCACGCGTGACGGTGGCGCTGCTGGCGCGGAACGCGGCGCACGCGCTGCCCGCGGCGCTGGGCGCGCTGGAGCGGCTGCGGCACCCCAAGGAGCGGACGGCGCTGTG GGTGGCGGTGGATCACAGCGTGGACAACACGACGGCGCTGCTGCGGGAGTGGCTGCTGCGGGTGCGGGGGCTCTACCACCGCGTGGAGTGGCGGCCCATGGAGGAGCCGCG GTCGTACCCCGACGAGGAGGGCCCCAAGCACTGGTCCCCCTCCCGCTACGAGCACGTGATGAAGCTGCGTCAGGCGGCGCTGGACTCGGCGCGCGCCAGCTGGGCCGACTACCTGCTG TTCCTGGACGCCGACAACGTCCTGACCAACCCCGACACGCTGGGGCTGCTGATGGCGGAGAACAGGACGGTGGTGGCGCCCATGCTGGACTCGCGCGCCGCCTACTCCAACTTCTGGTGCGGGATGACGGCGCAG GGTTACTACAGGCGGACGCCGGCCTACCTGCCGGTGCGGAAGCGGGAGCGCCGGGGCTGCTTCGCGGTGCCCATGGTGCACTCGACGCTGCTGCTGGACCTGCGCAAGGCGGCCTCGCGCGCGCTCGCCTTCTACCCGCCGCACCCCGACTACACCTGGGCCTTCGACGACATCATCGTCTTCGCCTTCTCCTGCCGCCAGGCGG AAGTGCAGATGTTCGTCTGTAACCGGGAGGTGTTCGGGTTCCTGCCGGTGCCGCTGCGGTCGCACAGCACCCTGCAGGACGAGGCCGAGAGCTTCCTGCACGTCCAGCTGGAGATCATGG TGAAGCACCCGCCGGCGGAGCCGTCGCCCCACATCTGGGTGCCCCCCAAGGTCCCCGACAAGATGGGCTTCGACGAG CCCCCTTCTGGATTTTGGAGTATTTTTGCCCCTTCTATTCTGGATGTGaggg GACATCCCAGTGTGTCCCAGCGTGTCACGGTGTGTCCCAGCGTGTCCCAGGACATCCCAGTGTGTCCCAGCGTGTCCCAGGACCTCCTGGTGTGTCCCCCGCCGTGTCCCAGCACATCCCGGTGTGTCCCGACGTGTCCTGACATGTGA